A genome region from Panthera leo isolate Ple1 chromosome A2, P.leo_Ple1_pat1.1, whole genome shotgun sequence includes the following:
- the SMIM30 gene encoding small integral membrane protein 30 produces MASVSAQLFLVLISLLLVLPVVEAVEAGDAVALLLGVALSITGICACLGVYARKRNGQM; encoded by the coding sequence ATGGCTTCAGTTTCAGCACAGTTGTTCTTGGTCCTCATTTCACTGCTTTTGGTGCTGCCTGTTGTTGAAGCAGTAGAAGCTGGAGATGCAGTCGCTCTCTTGTTAGGTGTGGCTCTCAGCATTACAGGCATTTGTGCTTGTTTGGGGGTATATGCACgaaagagaaatggacaaatgtgA